TTAAGAGGTGCCATATTGACGTTAACGTTCATCGAGTTGACATTGTAAGCTGGCGCAGGCATGAGGTTGACCCCCATGTTCATTCGCGGTGGAATAGCCAGTGTCCTACCAGGAGCCTGCATGGCTACAGTCTGAGGACCCCTTCCATACATCTGCTGCTGGTGGTGGGGCGGCAGAGGGGCTGACTTGGAGCGAATGGACACAGCATGATGGTGGTGATTCTTGGGGGCTATTTGTGTTTGCAGTCTCTGAGAGGAGGCCAAGTTCATATTGGGGGTCGCCATGTTGCGCTGCAGCATCATGGGGGGCGGGGTCATGTTAGGGGGAGGAGTCACAGTAGCCTGTGACTGAGGGCCTCCACCCGTGACTGAGTGTGGAGGCTGAGACAGCGACACCAGGGCAGGATTGTGAGGACTGAGCTGTGTGGACAACGAGCCGTTGTTGTTTGCATAGGATGTGATGGAGTGCGAGGCAGAATGGCTAAAGGGCAAGGGGTGGTCCATAAGTGTATTGGTGAGCTGCTGGAGCTTAGCCAGGCTGAAAGTAGCTGAGTGTCCACCTCCATATTCTCCCTGTCCCATTCGATCATACAGACCTAGGTTGCTGGATGGGTTATTGGATTCCGGGATGTCAGGGAGTTGCATGGGCTGAGCGAAGCTGGCGGGCATGGAGCAGTGTGACAGAGGTTGCTGGTACTGATGTTGTGGATGTTGGTGATGTTGATGGTGTGGGTGGTGCTGATGATGGCTGTGGTGATGACTGTGGCTATGTCCGTGCCCATGTCCATGCCCATGTGGATGGCTGGGCTGCCTCTCAGGCACACAACCTTGTGGAGACTTCACACTGCATCCCTGAGAGGAGCTCATGCTGGTTTGCTGGAGCATGCTGCAAGCGCCAGTATTGTTCACCACAGGACCGGCCATCTGCTGGGACACAGCACAGCTGCTCTGACTGTGGCTGCCACCGGAGGAGAGGTTGCCATAGGAACAGCTGCTCTGAGAGGAGGCGCCCGCTCCTGCTCCtgagccacaaatgctgttgcccAGTGTGGAGTCATAACTGCTGGGATTCTCATAATTCTCAGTGGTGCTCTCGATGCTGCCTAGATCACTGAAGCCACTGTCCACCACCTGCTGAGAATGGTCTGACACCGAGGGGACATCCATTATTGGGCTGGTCTCCATGTTATTATGAAGCGAGTGCACAGAGACAGTGCCCTGATCGGGGCTGATCTGTGTGTAGCCGCTTTCTAAAATGGACACGGCTGGACTGTTGACCGATCGTACAGATTGGCTCGGGTGAGAATGGACCGAAGACAGAGGACTGCTGTGATTGGATTGCTGGCAGTCATCAACAGGTGTCATGTGAGGACTCTGCTCAACATGTACATACCTCTGTAGGCTGTGGCAGGCCTCTTGGGTCTCCACACAGTCCTGAAATTGCCTATCCTGCTCTGACTCTCGAGTAAGAGACTGCACTGCTTGAGCGGTCTCCATGTCAATCTCAGGGGAGATGTTATGATCCTCTTTTATTGCAGGGGTCAATGGGCCCATATGCTTTTCATCAGGCTTCTGACTGTTATCCTCTTCCTCTGATTCGGAGTCAGGTGGATGATCAGAGTCCACAGTGTCGTCCTGATGTGCATCCATGCTGGATGCACTTTCAGACGCAATCTCTGTTAAGCACTGAAGAGGTCCAGCAACAGGGCTTGGCTGCTCTTCAGAATCTTTATTACTACTAAGAGTTGTAACTGGCTCAGAGTTTTCAGCAAGGTCCCTTTCTGGTACTGGCTCAGGGTCCTCCATTCTCTGCTCATGGCTatcatcttcatcatctgcaTCGTGATCGTCCACATGAGTTGGTTCTGGCTCTTCATCCTCATCCTCATCCTCATCGCGTTCCCCAGAGCCTTTATCAACCCTGCTTTCCTCTTCACCCTCTGGCTTAAGGTTCTTGACTTCCTCCGTATTCTCAGTTGACTGTTCTGCATCGTCCACTTGATTTGGTGTTGTCTCATTGGTCTCATCAACACAGGGAGAATTTTCCACAATGTCAGACTTGTCTGTTGACTCGTCCTCATTCACTTTGTGAGATTCGAGCGGCTCGTGGCTGTGGGCCTCTAAAACGCAGGTGTCCAGCTCTGGGTCCTCTGGTCTGGGATCTCTGACGGAATCGCATGGTACAGAGAAGGAAGCAGGGCTGGCAACCTGCTCTTCCTCTTGTTCCTGTTCCACTGTGACCATTGGTGTTTCTGGAGGCGTGTAGAGGTTTAGCTTAAAGCCCATTTTGCGCTCCTTCAATCTCCATTTGGGAGGCCCTCGTTTGACACCTTTGGGCCAGCCTTTCTTTCGCTTTACAGGTCGAGGATTGTCCTTTTTCACTGCTTTAGAAAcacctaaaaataaaagaaattacatttagATTTCAAATATGCAATAACTGTTTTAGTGTAGAAAGAATAATAAAATGAATGGTTCTAGCTCTGAACGCTGATTGGTCAACATACTGTTTCAGTAATGCTACAATCTCTGATTTAGTAACAGTAATGAGGCAAAACACATGGGTCCGGATTCAGGAAAATCTAGTAAATAGTAAGAAACTTCCATAAAAGTTCAGGATAAATGATACGAAAAATCATAAGGAGGATCTAGCTATACAAGTATACATCTTAAAGACTTTCAGGAATACAAAACATTAACTTTAAGTTAGAAAGTAAGAAAATAGTTTTGTGAATTTGGCCACTGTTCACCAGATCACTGCACATCACCAACAGCTGATCGTTATTGTTGTTGCAGAGCAATGTTCTGATATCTCAGATCTTGTAGCACAGGGGTCCCCAAACTTTGGCCCGTGGGCCAATTACGGCAGAACCATGCCACATGTCACATGTTTTGACCGGCCCACACTGGAAGCaagagactgctttggtggcttttcatgcctgtaagacTGACTATAGCGTGAGCCATTAGAATTTGAGTGCAGGATGTTGAGGAGCATATCACTGGTTTCACCCGCTGAACAAATATttgtcatttgagtctgaatgagTTAAGACATCTCATTCATGAACTCGATGTACTGGTTCACTTGTTTGCAAATGAAATGCATGAATCAGTCATCATTAGCGAGGATCTGCCTAACAAGTAAACGAGAGGAGGTGGCAAGTTGTTTGTTCAATTCAGCAATCTTTTTCACCTGTAAGACTGACTATAGTGTGTGCCAATAGAATTCGAGTGCAGGCTgttaaggagcatatcattggtttcatCCACTGAACGAATACGCCACTTCAGGTTTGAGTTGGTCATTTGAATCTGAACGAGTTAAGAATTCTCATTCATGTAGGAACTGAACATACTGGTACACTTGTTCACGAACAAAATGCATGAATCAGTCATCATTAACAAGAATCTGCTGAACAAGTAAACGAGAGGATGTTGCAAGTTGTTTGTTCAATTCAGCAATCTTGTTCAACAAGAAAATAGGCCGggtgaattatgaataaaatgtGACAACTTATTACAATGGCATACCTACTTTACTGAAACTCGCAATAAATTTTTTAGGCTAGTAtattgtcttttttgtatagcttgataaaaagtcaaGCTCggcagttcacagtatgatagatatgctttgttgacATTTGTAGGGAAACACTTGATGCTTGATACAGTAACTTACAATATGATACATgacgaaaccacatatgaacacacacaactgTCCCGACTGTCgacaatggcgactagattttaaattattgtcgcaatcaattatttttggtcacagtctggagccctgaacaGATTGATTTGTCActgagattaaaaaaaatcttcaccACTACTGGATAGAGCACTTATTATAAATTCTTTGAGCCAATGGATGAATCCACTGATGTAAGATGAAGTAACATTTCACAcagattttaagttttttttctaCAATAGAAAAACGTAAAGAAAGTTCTGTTGAAATGACTGGACCTTTCACCCCTCTTCATGTCTTGACATGCACACGTCAGTGAACAGAGATAGCCTGTATACAATGACAATGTAGGCCTACCTTAAAGCAAGTTGCTAAGAAATGTATACATACAATAAAGTTACCaatattaaaatcatgttctgtgaatggattttaatagtaaaattaatccatgtaataaaaacagaagaataatctctgacaaaaaaaaacagactcaCTCTGGCCCCCTTGAAAACATAGCAGACTGACCTGGCCCTGACAGCTAAAAGTTTGAGGATCCCTGTTGTAGCAGAAGGATAGCACTTTATGAAATTacttaataaaatattgtttaaatttaaatgtgtatcttTACTATTTCTATTATGTAGTAACCATTATATGTAAGGTACTTAAAACACTCAATATTTTGAATATAGCCATGGCCACTGCACATCTTGCTTGACAGcagattttactgtgattatatTCACAAGAGGACAGCCTCTCGTACCTTAttgcaaataaaataacatttatttcttTACCTTCCACATTCCCTCCTCCTTTACACTGATATGAGTGATTGTCATCTCTATGTCTCCTTGGTCTTCCTGGCCGACGCACAGCTACCCTCTGGCTCTTCTCCTCATCCTCACTGCAATCCCTCCTGCTGGGTTGTGCCAGAGGGCTTTCTACATCAGAGTTTTCAAATGGCTCATCTAGCACCTCTGTTCTCTCCGAGATGGTCTCTGTGGTAACACTGCTGTTGATTCGTGTTCTCCTTCGCCCTCTCTTCCGTCGCAGAGTTGATGCCCGCTACGAAAGCAAATAcatttacagtgaggcaattcCCGTAgctgtgaacatttactgaagtgCATATTGTATGCTTGAGAAAAACTTATGCTTGAGAATGGACTAAACACAGGGAGATGTCAAAGACGGTTAGACTTAACAACTATCATAGCAAGACTGGGGCACTTTTTTTGTGAAAGTGTCCCTGGTGCCCTCTAATCCAAAAAGCAGAGGTTTGGAGGAGACAGATATGGTCAAGGGTGATGCTAAACATAGGGAAATGTGGCTGCGTTGTGAATAGGTTGCTTCATGATCTAAATGCAAGGGTCCATCATTTAGACCACAGTGCCTGCACCACAGGCCATTCATTTGGAAAGCTTAGCCTGCCCAAAACCCCAAATGAGAGTGTGCAGAATCAAGCTGACCACAAGTTCCTCACAACATTCTCTCCCCAAGGCATTTTGGGACAGCAGTATACCAGTGCAAATAATCTGCAGCATTACTTGGTGATGCAGAGCCAAGATTTTCCCCACACAAATCATGCAAACAGTATTGCTTAATTATGGATTTAAGGACTGATGGAAATTGTCTTATCTTTTCCATACGCTAACAAATATGCttactgaaagggatagttcacccaaaattgaaaattctcatttactcaccctcatgccatctaagatgtttatgactttcttttttttctgcagaacacaaagatttttagaagaatatctcagctctgtaggtctatacaatgcaagtgaatggtgatcaggcctttcaagctccaaaaaggagataaagtcagcataaacattcactgtacaccttgccattgcagtctctaggcatgatcatgatttcaatctcgattacacttcctagtgcctgatgcatgtgcagagcactagatggtgctataggaagtgtaatcaagcttgaaatcatgatcgccacggagactgctgatgtcaagatgtacagagaaaaaggagttacattttggtctgttctcacccaaaacgaactggatcgcttcagaagacgttgattaaaacactggagaatggattatgtttatgctgactttacctgctttttggagattcaaaggcctgatcaccattcacttgcattctgaggacatacagagctgaaaatctttgtgtgtgttctgcagaagaaagaaagtcatacacaactgggatggcattttcctttttaggtgaacCAACCATTATACTGAAGAATATACCATGTGAACAATAAGGATACAAAGAAAGCTAGataagaaatgcatctattcagAGTGAAACCACTCCAGATTAGAAATtagcaaaattacatattttcaaaaccaaAAGTCTTTAGGTTGTCTAAACGACTAGTCGACAAATCAGTCCTAAGAAGGCCTGTATTATTAGGCTGGCTTCGAGATCACCTGACCCAAATTCCAACACAATTTTATAGAGGTGTTTATATaatatgcattcttgtgttcaaaaccATCTAGACTCTGTGCAACGGAACTGAGGGGTCATGAGACTGGACTCTTTTAGACATAACAGTATCTTTAAAACAACGCTGGTGGCAGGACCctacataaaaagaaggaaaaaaagatgcaatggccaTACACATCTGTATGAATATGTATGGCCATAGCAGCTGTGCTTTAAAAGGTGTACATTTAAAGACTTTTTGGAGAGGGTTTTCTATGCAAACTGTCTAACAGCATGCTAATCAAAGCACCATATGATCTTTACCTTTCTCTTGAGACCTTGCCTAGACTGGGATTTGATTGAATCAATGTCTTCGTCGtcattttcatcatcatcatcattactgCTACTTTCCTCGCTCACATTGTAATCTTTCCTAGTGTTGTTTGCAAATAGTGGGTCTGAGTATCTTCTGCTGAAGTTCTTGCACTTGGTTAGCGGAGGTCTTCTGCTGGTGTAGCCCATCCCTGTTGACAAGTTCATGGACGACACACTGCAGTCTGCACGCTCCCCTGCCTGTTATTCCAAACAAACACAAGCATGAGCTCGCCTAAGCCGATCTGTACAGGCTGAAGGCAAGCAGACAAATAATATCTCGGTGATCTCCACTTTGCTTTAGCAGCGCCCCTGCAGTGCAGAGATTGTCTCTTGATTAGCCGTTGATCTcagcaacatttatttttaagcgGCTGTGGAAGATTACATTTCATGGGACATTCAAAGGCATTAATATTACAGTGCTTTGATTTAGTTCATTCAGTAAGCTGGGTTACTCTTGGAAGTGCTTTCAGCTATCTCTGTGAACTCAGCCTGAACTCCTGAAAGGCAAATGATGAGATAAATTTagcactttttcacacaggcatCATCTTGTGGCCAATAATGCAGAGCCTAGAAAGGAGTGAGCGACCTACACTCACTGTGATCTGCCTATAGAATAAGTGTCATTTAAAATCACAGACTGGATTTAGATACTGCCATCAAAACAGTCCATGATCATCTTTTTGTGTTGGAGTTCAGTATTCTGCCCTGCAAAGGCCAAACGCAGTAACAACACTTTCTGTTAAAATTTAGCTGTAATTGATTTACCAAAATCTCTAAGAATATATTTGTCATGTGACAggtgggtttggctcaactacgTCAAGATTCACTGAAAACAGACACTATGGAAAATCCAtatttggttgaacaataaaaaaCCTTTGTAGCCTTTTTCTTAGTTTAAGTGCTGCCGTAGATATTGCGATTTGGCTTTGATGGGGTAGTATTATGCAAAAAGGGTCCTGTTTGGTTAAAGGGCAAAAGAGGACAATAAAGGAGCATTCTGCAAAATCTATTTTCCATTGCAACATCTGCGGCAAACAAGTTAACAATGCAGACAAAGAACGTAGTAATTTGATGCGAGACAGCTGTAATTGTGAACTGGGCAGCAAGTCACCCAGTGGAACTCTCTGATCAAGGCTCTGCATATGCTTGGAACACACCAAATATTCAGttggtttatttaaataaaatttttttttttttttttagcagggccAACCATGAAAGGTGCACTTTGAAAAGGTGGGTTCACTTGCCCTGAattaaagcaaacatttttaatattagaACACACTGTACTTGTTtcgaaaaacaacataaaaaaaaaagttgacagtATGAGCGTTCATTAAGGCCCACATCAAAACATCAATAGACCTTTTAGCCAATGCCTACCTGTGGCCCAGCCCTCTGCAGTTCTACGGACGGGCTTCTGCAGACTGAAACTGGAGACCAGCTCAGGCAGTCGGGGTCTACCTCATGAAGTCGGGGCTTCTCTCTCAGTCTTTCCATGTGTTCTTGAATCAGCTGATGTCTTCGGATGATCACAAACCTAAACAATCATGCACAGAAACATGTTAGGAAAATGGCATTCAACAAACCACACAATAAATCTTTCACATTGACATCAACTGTCTGCACACTTTAAtgcatgagtttttttttttttttttaataaataaaatggtttttaaacaaaacaaaaagttacaaaaatattatgttaGAAAAACACTGCTGTACATTTTGTAATGTTTCCAGTAACGTCTGTGGAGATAATATACTTCACTATGAGCTTGTGACTTGTCAGACTGACAGATACCACAACAACTCAAACCAACCCACCTGCCATCCTGGAAATCAATCATGTTGAGCTGCTGAAGTGTGGTAGCGATGTCATGTGGACACATGCCCGTGGCTCGGCTCAGTCTCCTGATGCTGGCACTCTTATCTGGGTGGTTGTGCAGGTACTCCAGTATGACACTTTTCCAATAAGCCAAGTAGGACAGACGACCCAGATCAGATAGAGGCTTCTCTGGGGAGCCGGCCTGGCCCTCCAGTCTGGAAAGTAAGTAACctggaaagacagaaagaaagacaaagagagatgATGAAACAAGATTGCTTATGAGGGTTGTTGTCAGATCAAGTTTGAGTGTCACTTTGACAAAACATGAAACAGCTCAATCCCAATTTAAGACATGGCTCAATCCTTATCTGCCATCTCTTAAGATCTAGGGGCAGATTTCACAGGCTTGAACTGGATACTATTCTACATTTAAACAAATGCAATGCTCCTCTGAAAGGTCCGTCACAGGTTAAGGTGTATGATGGGAGGCAATCAGCATAAATAAGGGACACAAATAAGTGTCATTACATtaacaattaaatgaaaacatggcAAGAGAAAATGGCAATGATcaagtgcaaattttttttagcCATCTTTTGATTTGATCGCTCAAAGTTCTAACAGATAGCATAAGCAAAGTCAGATAGTCAGACTGAAAATTTCCAGATGCTCTGTTATACAGAAATTATTTTAGTCTTTTGCATTTCCATACTATATGTAATGGTTCAGCTAATTCTAAACGGAGcgcaaatcaaaatcaaaacattCATAAGCAAACAAATGATCCCATAACATTCACTGAGTTTAAGGGCATGCTTacctttaaaggggacctattatgcaaaattcacttttacatggtgtttgaacataaatgtgagtcagcagtgtgtgtacacaaccactctacaatgttaaaagtccaccccctcctctttcttatatttctattaatcaaaaacagtgtctcaaaatgactggttttcgtatccgctctaaagtgacgtcactttagagtaTGCCATGCCCAGGACtagtgacggactccaccctattatcatagatcctcccctgagtgatcgacacacagtccgccattttttttccgcgctggagcagctacagtgagaagaataatgtctcaacttcgtaagcgtcataagtgttctgttgttggctgtaaaagtgaacataaagagtcttcagtggctctgatgccgggagtacatgaagacgcagtggacaagttttgtttttgaagaaaatgtgccacaaaacataccaaaattcgtgtatgtttgtgcagatcattttacaccggactgctttgtgaatgagggtcaatataaagcaggatttaaaaaaaatttgactcaagcatggatcagtaccaactgtttgtgttccagctttatatcctgaagatgtaagtatcgcactttatattttgtgaatgtttgcaaatcacctttccgaatgtgcttgttagctgattccacggctaatgcagctaaagttaccattgtctctgattgtattcacggagaccagagctatgtcgatatagcttgtttgcacatgacgtcacatcactgcgttgctgtgatggaagatggagggcaggaagtgattttctacataagaagcactatcacaaactcaaaatgcctatgtgctcatacatatatggctgaactccgttatttacggtgtcagtcatattggttctaatttattgttgctatagtatccgaagcacgagctgtaaaggcacagccctcttccggaaaggggtgGGGAGcatcagctcatttgcatttaaagagacacacacgaaaacagcgtgtttttgattccacacaaaaagaggcatttacaacatggtataataaatgatccgtggggtattttgagctgaaacttcacagacacattctggggacacctgagacttatattacatcttgtaaaaaggggcataataggtctcctttaaataaCAGATTACAATGAAAGACACAACTAGGCATTCTTTTGGTTTCATCATGACTGTATAGTTTGAAACAGATCCTTTTTTTCTTCAATGCAGGACACAGAAACATTTGTTCATGATACAAAGAATCTTATGTTCACATCCCATAACACTTCAAAAACCAGTTAATGAATAAACTTACTAAAATCAATGAGGAATCTCCCAAATCCTTGCCTTTGGTACTGAGGCATGATCATTATGCAGGAGACATTGTACTTCTGCTGGCAAAGCTTTtcctgagggagagagagagaaatagatagTGTGTGTCAGTGCACTGCCAATGCATGCAATTCACTGCACCTGCCTTTGTCCTCAATTGAACCAAACACCACACAAAACCCTCCAAACACAATGCAGAAATGTTCAGACTCCACTGTACAATAAATCCTATCTTAAGCAACCCAACAGATAGCAACATTCAGAGCCGTTGTTATTCTGATATACACTAACActttcagattattattattttttaaatatatatttcataataatATCTGATAAAAAGCTGGGGTATAATACCTTTGAGAAGTATCCGACAAGATGACAGCCCTTGTCATCTCTCTGTGTTAGAACATAGAAGAGAAAAGGCTCCACATCGTAATACAGAGTCTTGTGGTCCAGAAAAAGCTTTGCCAGCAAACAAAGGTTTTGGCAGAAAATTTTGCTGATATTTCCGTCAACCTGAGAAAATAGGAAACAAAAAAGAGATTAGATGATGCAATAATTAATTCTAATAATTAacactaataataacaattagcacatacagtacatgaccACAAAGCAAACACAAATGAACTACAACactctaattttgatttcactgGGTCTTTAAATTCAACTCCTACTAGTGGAGTTTTCACACGTGAAAAGCAAATTTTATATACACACGATAATCAAAAGGCCTTTCACACTTTTGGAAGCTTGCTAGGATTTTCATGCAATGTATTTTGTTTACTGGATAAATACGATGCTGTGTCCCAGAAGAACTGGCATAGTCTGACATGATATATTCATGGAGGTCCAGTTCTCATCCATGATCGTAAAATGTGTCTTTCGAGGGGTTAGGTGCTTCATAGCCTTTGATCTCTGGACATGCCCCTCTTGTGCTCATTACAAATgcagataaaataaaattaggatGCGGATGAAGATGTGCATGAAGATTTAAGAGGCAGAACTGACCTCAAACACAGAGAGGTTACCCTTCCTGTAGATCTCATTAGCTGGCGGATGAAACCACCCACATT
The genomic region above belongs to Myxocyprinus asiaticus isolate MX2 ecotype Aquarium Trade chromosome 23, UBuf_Myxa_2, whole genome shotgun sequence and contains:
- the LOC127413573 gene encoding histone acetyltransferase KAT6B-like isoform X3; its protein translation is MVKLSNPLYTEWILEAIQKIKRQKQRPSEERICHAVSTSHGLDKGVVLQQLELAVKNGSILKVTSKGCASYKDPENPGRIVPLKLGGPAPVSVGSVLPAGDLRHVDWNKVLRRAIEGLAVPAGSSLRNIERFLRSQGDLVNVVVNPRFQQRLRLAAKRAVNNGRLLKDGPLYRMNSGGLGGKACFRSLVALAVDLPPVTLLPHEKDQPRADPIPICSFCLGTKESNRDKRPEELLSCADCGSSGHPSCLKFSADLTANVKALRWQCIECKTCSSCQIQGKNADEMLFCDSCDRGFHMECCDPPLSRMPKGMWICQVCKPKEQEEKRLLHKTAAQIKKRYAKPGRPRKNLAHPTMSDSGGPGSVELSDKERHAFTADRCLRREQQEGRMILLNDHVAEEDLKLFRHIKELTAKKSGGDQGQSPPLIEFGKYEIQTWYSSPYPPEYLRLLKLYLCEFCLKYMKSQDILLRHSKKCGWFHPPANEIYRKGNLSVFEVDGNISKIFCQNLCLLAKLFLDHKTLYYDVEPFLFYVLTQRDDKGCHLVGYFSKEKLCQQKYNVSCIMIMPQYQRQGFGRFLIDFSYLLSRLEGQAGSPEKPLSDLGRLSYLAYWKSVILEYLHNHPDKSASIRRLSRATGMCPHDIATTLQQLNMIDFQDGRFVIIRRHQLIQEHMERLREKPRLHEVDPDCLSWSPVSVCRSPSVELQRAGPQAGERADCSVSSMNLSTGMGYTSRRPPLTKCKNFSRRYSDPLFANNTRKDYNVSEESSSNDDDDENDDEDIDSIKSQSRQGLKRKRASTLRRKRGRRRTRINSSVTTETISERTEVLDEPFENSDVESPLAQPSRRDCSEDEEKSQRVAVRRPGRPRRHRDDNHSYQCKGGGNVEGVSKAVKKDNPRPVKRKKGWPKGVKRGPPKWRLKERKMGFKLNLYTPPETPMVTVEQEQEEEQVASPASFSVPCDSVRDPRPEDPELDTCVLEAHSHEPLESHKVNEDESTDKSDIVENSPCVDETNETTPNQVDDAEQSTENTEEVKNLKPEGEEESRVDKGSGERDEDEDEDEEPEPTHVDDHDADDEDDSHEQRMEDPEPVPERDLAENSEPVTTLSSNKDSEEQPSPVAGPLQCLTEIASESASSMDAHQDDTVDSDHPPDSESEEEDNSQKPDEKHMGPLTPAIKEDHNISPEIDMETAQAVQSLTRESEQDRQFQDCVETQEACHSLQRYVHVEQSPHMTPVDDCQQSNHSSPLSSVHSHPSQSVRSVNSPAVSILESGYTQISPDQGTVSVHSLHNNMETSPIMDVPSVSDHSQQVVDSGFSDLGSIESTTENYENPSSYDSTLGNSICGSGAGAGASSQSSCSYGNLSSGGSHSQSSCAVSQQMAGPVVNNTGACSMLQQTSMSSSQGCSVKSPQGCVPERQPSHPHGHGHGHGHSHSHHHSHHQHHPHHQHHQHPQHQYQQPLSHCSMPASFAQPMQLPDIPESNNPSSNLGLYDRMGQGEYGGGHSATFSLAKLQQLTNTLMDHPLPFSHSASHSITSYANNNGSLSTQLSPHNPALVSLSQPPHSVTGGGPQSQATVTPPPNMTPPPMMLQRNMATPNMNLASSQRLQTQIAPKNHHHHAVSIRSKSAPLPPHHQQQMYGRGPQTVAMQAPGRTLAIPPRMNMGVNLMPAPAYNVNSMNVNVNMAPLNAMNTYRVTQPMMNGGYHGNHTYMNQSPQYSMQMGMMGTQPYSQQPMQAPPHGNMMYSSAGHHGYVNTGMSKQPLNGPYMRR